A genomic window from Agrobacterium larrymoorei includes:
- the rbfA gene encoding 30S ribosome-binding factor RbfA, protein MAKATSSAPSQRMLRVGEQVRAALTQILQRGEVRDDLLEKTVISISEVRMSPDLKIATAYVTPLGVADHTDSIDALNRHAKFIRGRLGPQLRQMKYVPEVRFRDDTSFDNYQKIDALLRSPEVQRDLGSSNEKDDEQN, encoded by the coding sequence ATGGCAAAAGCAACTTCATCAGCCCCCTCACAACGCATGCTGCGCGTCGGCGAGCAGGTTCGCGCGGCTTTGACGCAAATTCTCCAGCGCGGCGAAGTGCGTGACGATCTTCTGGAAAAGACCGTGATTTCCATTTCGGAAGTGCGCATGTCTCCCGATCTCAAGATCGCCACCGCCTACGTCACGCCACTTGGCGTTGCCGACCATACCGACAGCATCGATGCCTTGAACCGGCATGCGAAATTTATCCGCGGCAGGCTCGGACCGCAGCTGCGCCAGATGAAATACGTTCCGGAAGTCCGCTTCCGCGACGATACCAGCTTCGACAATTATCAGAAGATCGACGCCCTGCTGCGCTCTCCGGAAGTGCAGCGCGATCTTGGGTCTTCCAACGAAAAAGACGACGAACAGAACTGA
- the truB gene encoding tRNA pseudouridine(55) synthase TruB: MSKPRKPKGRPVSGWLILDKPFDFGSTEAVSKIKWLFNAQKAGHAGTLDPLASGMLPIALGDATKTVPYVMDGRKIYEFTVSWGEERTTDDMEGEVLNASDNRPSEQAIRDLLPKYTGTILQTPPQFSAIKIAGERAYDLAREGEVVEIPAREVEVHRLTLLACPDENTAHFEVECGKGTYVRALARDMGRDLGCYGFISELRRAMVAPFAEDAMVPLEKLTELETIEDRDERLAALDTYLIDTSEALSSLPHLIINDDQAHRLKMGNPILLRGRDAPTQESEAYATARGKLVAIGEIGQGEFRPKRVFG, from the coding sequence ATGTCCAAACCACGCAAACCCAAGGGCCGCCCGGTTTCCGGCTGGCTCATCCTCGACAAGCCGTTCGATTTCGGCTCCACCGAGGCCGTCTCCAAGATCAAATGGCTTTTCAACGCGCAGAAGGCTGGCCACGCCGGTACGCTCGATCCCCTCGCCTCGGGCATGCTGCCGATCGCGCTGGGTGACGCCACAAAAACCGTCCCCTACGTCATGGACGGCCGCAAGATCTATGAGTTCACCGTCAGCTGGGGTGAAGAACGCACCACCGACGATATGGAGGGCGAGGTTCTCAACGCTTCGGACAATCGTCCGAGCGAGCAGGCCATCCGCGATCTTCTGCCGAAATATACCGGCACGATCCTCCAGACGCCACCGCAGTTCTCTGCCATCAAGATCGCTGGCGAGCGCGCCTATGATCTGGCACGCGAAGGCGAAGTCGTGGAAATCCCGGCCCGCGAGGTCGAGGTTCATCGCCTGACGCTTTTGGCCTGTCCGGATGAGAACACCGCGCATTTTGAAGTGGAATGCGGCAAAGGCACCTATGTCCGTGCGCTGGCGCGCGACATGGGCCGTGATCTCGGATGCTACGGCTTCATCTCCGAGCTCCGCCGCGCCATGGTCGCACCTTTCGCGGAAGACGCGATGGTGCCGCTGGAGAAGCTCACAGAGCTGGAAACCATCGAAGACCGCGACGAGCGCCTTGCTGCTCTCGATACCTATCTTATCGACACGTCCGAAGCGCTCTCCTCGCTGCCGCACCTCATCATCAATGATGACCAGGCGCACCGCCTGAAGATGGGCAACCCGATCCTGCTGCGTGGACGCGATGCGCCGACGCAGGAGTCGGAAGCCTATGCGACGGCGCGCGGCAAACTGGTTGCGATCGGTGAGATCGGCCAGGGCGAATTCCGTCCCAAGCGCGTCTTCGGCTGA
- a CDS encoding LysR substrate-binding domain-containing protein, translating to MKRSRLPLTALRSFEAAGRLMSFTRAADELSISQAAISRQVRELEALLDQPLFERGHRSIRLTEDGARLLSVVTASFDAMSDCLADIQERETGDVVSINAEPSFAACFLTPHLSDFQRGHPEIDLRVESESGLVEFRHNESVVAIRHSLTRSDWPRSESRHLMDVHMAPYLSPELLEGKARLEQPADLLNFPLLYEDSRDMWRSWFEMAGVFSASYPRGPIYTDEGMTLQAALRGQGVALLEERFAKEYLSSGRLIRPFRQTLPFGAFFIVARRFEGLPPATQRFLDWLSASFRQE from the coding sequence ATGAAACGCAGTCGTCTGCCCCTAACGGCGCTCAGAAGTTTCGAAGCTGCTGGACGGCTCATGAGCTTTACCAGGGCCGCGGATGAGCTCAGCATTTCGCAGGCTGCGATCAGTCGCCAGGTACGGGAGCTGGAAGCGCTGCTCGATCAGCCCCTTTTCGAGCGCGGACACCGGTCCATTCGGCTGACCGAAGACGGTGCGCGCCTGCTGAGCGTCGTGACCGCCTCCTTCGATGCCATGTCCGATTGCCTTGCGGATATTCAGGAGAGAGAAACCGGCGATGTGGTCAGCATCAATGCCGAGCCCTCCTTTGCCGCCTGCTTTCTCACCCCGCATCTTTCGGATTTTCAACGCGGCCATCCCGAGATCGATCTACGGGTGGAGTCGGAGTCCGGACTGGTGGAGTTTCGCCACAACGAGTCTGTCGTCGCCATTCGCCACAGCCTGACGAGGAGCGACTGGCCGAGGTCGGAAAGCCGCCACCTGATGGATGTGCATATGGCGCCCTATCTATCGCCGGAATTGCTGGAGGGTAAAGCAAGACTGGAACAGCCCGCCGACTTGCTGAACTTTCCTCTCCTCTATGAGGATAGCCGGGATATGTGGCGAAGCTGGTTCGAAATGGCCGGTGTTTTCTCTGCCTCTTATCCGCGTGGCCCAATCTACACCGACGAGGGCATGACGCTTCAGGCGGCACTCCGCGGGCAAGGCGTGGCTCTGTTGGAAGAGCGCTTTGCAAAGGAATATCTGTCCTCCGGTCGCTTGATCCGCCCCTTCCGGCAGACACTGCCCTTTGGCGCCTTCTTCATCGTCGCGCGCCGTTTCGAAGGCTTGCCACCGGCAACGCAACGCTTTCTCGACTGGCTTTCTGCAAGTTTCCGTCAAGAGTGA
- the rpsO gene encoding 30S ribosomal protein S15 has translation MSITAERKAALIKEYATKEGDTGSPEVQVAILTERINNLTEHFKGHKKDNHSRRGLLTLVSSRRSLLDYLKKKDEGRYSKLIGTLGIRR, from the coding sequence ATGTCGATCACTGCAGAGCGCAAAGCCGCCCTCATCAAGGAATATGCAACGAAGGAAGGCGACACCGGTTCGCCTGAAGTTCAGGTCGCAATCCTGACCGAGCGGATCAACAACCTGACCGAACACTTCAAGGGCCACAAGAAGGACAACCACTCTCGTCGTGGTCTCCTCACGCTGGTTTCCAGCCGCCGTTCGCTTCTCGACTACCTGAAGAAGAAGGACGAAGGCCGTTACTCGAAGCTGATCGGTACCTTGGGCATTCGCCGCTAA
- the pnp gene encoding polyribonucleotide nucleotidyltransferase: MFNQHSVEIEWAGRPLKLETGKIARQADGAVIATYGETMVLATVVSAKSPKPGQDFFPLTVNYQEKTYAAGKIPGGYFKREGRPSENETLVSRLIDRPIRPLFPEGYKNDTQVVVTVIQHDLENNPDILSMIATSAALTLSGVPFMGPVGGARVGYINGEYVLNPHLDEMDESVLDLVVAGTHDAVLMVESEAKELNEDVMLGAVMFGHRGFQPVIDAIIKLAEVAAKEPREFEPEDFSALETEMLGLAEAELRDAYKITEKAARYAAVDAVKAKVKAHFLPEDGEAKYTAEEIGAIFKHLQAKIVRWNILDTKSRIDGRDLSTVRPIVSEVGLLPRTHGSALFTRGETQAIVVATLGTGEDEQYVDSLTGMYKERFLLHYNFPPYSVGETGRMGSPGRREIGHGKLAWRAIRPMLPSAEQFPYTLRVVSEITESNGSSSMATVCGTSLALMDAGVPLAKPVAGIAMGLILEGDRFAVLSDILGDEDHLGDMDFKVAGTADGITSLQMDIKIAGITEEIMKVALDQAQGGRKHILNEMANAITESRGQLGEFAPRIEVMNIPVDKIREVIGSGGKVIREIVEKTGAKINIEDDGTVKIASSSGKEIEAARKWIHSIVAEPEVGQIYEGTVVKTADFGAFVNFFGARDGLVHISQLASERVAKTSDVVKEGDKVWVKLMGFDERGKVRLSMKIVDQATGKEIVAEKKAEGDAAAE; encoded by the coding sequence ATGTTCAATCAACATTCCGTGGAAATCGAATGGGCAGGCCGCCCGCTGAAGCTGGAGACGGGCAAGATTGCCCGCCAGGCTGACGGCGCCGTCATCGCAACCTACGGCGAAACCATGGTTCTTGCGACCGTTGTTTCGGCAAAGTCCCCGAAGCCGGGCCAGGACTTCTTCCCGCTGACGGTCAACTATCAGGAAAAGACCTACGCAGCCGGCAAGATCCCCGGTGGCTACTTCAAGCGCGAAGGCCGTCCGAGCGAAAACGAAACCCTCGTTTCCCGTCTGATCGACCGTCCGATCCGCCCGCTTTTCCCTGAAGGCTACAAGAACGACACCCAGGTCGTCGTCACCGTTATCCAGCACGATCTGGAAAACAACCCGGACATCCTGTCCATGATCGCGACCTCTGCGGCGCTGACGCTCTCTGGCGTTCCCTTCATGGGCCCCGTTGGCGGCGCGCGCGTCGGTTACATCAATGGCGAATATGTTCTGAACCCGCATCTCGACGAAATGGACGAGTCCGTTCTCGACCTCGTCGTCGCCGGCACCCACGACGCCGTCCTGATGGTCGAGTCGGAAGCCAAGGAACTGAACGAAGACGTCATGCTCGGCGCCGTCATGTTCGGCCACCGTGGCTTCCAGCCGGTCATCGACGCGATCATCAAGCTCGCTGAAGTGGCTGCCAAGGAACCCCGCGAATTCGAGCCGGAAGATTTCTCCGCTCTCGAAACCGAGATGCTTGGGCTTGCCGAAGCTGAACTGCGCGATGCCTATAAGATCACTGAAAAGGCTGCTCGTTACGCTGCCGTCGACGCTGTCAAGGCGAAGGTCAAGGCGCACTTTCTGCCGGAAGACGGTGAAGCCAAGTACACGGCCGAAGAAATCGGCGCGATCTTCAAGCACCTGCAGGCCAAGATCGTTCGTTGGAACATTCTCGACACCAAGAGCCGTATCGACGGTCGCGACCTTTCGACGGTTCGCCCGATCGTTTCGGAAGTTGGCCTGCTGCCGCGCACCCACGGTTCGGCACTCTTTACCCGCGGTGAAACGCAGGCGATCGTCGTTGCCACGCTCGGCACCGGCGAAGATGAGCAGTATGTCGACAGCCTGACGGGCATGTACAAGGAACGCTTCCTGCTGCACTACAACTTCCCGCCCTACTCGGTCGGTGAAACGGGCCGCATGGGTTCCCCGGGCCGTCGCGAAATCGGCCACGGCAAGCTCGCATGGCGCGCTATTCGCCCGATGCTTCCTTCTGCCGAGCAGTTCCCCTACACGCTGCGCGTCGTATCGGAAATCACCGAGTCCAACGGTTCGTCCTCCATGGCAACTGTCTGCGGCACGTCGCTTGCTCTGATGGATGCTGGCGTTCCATTGGCAAAGCCGGTTGCCGGTATCGCCATGGGCCTGATCCTCGAAGGCGACCGCTTTGCCGTTCTGTCGGACATCCTGGGTGATGAAGATCACCTCGGCGACATGGACTTCAAGGTTGCCGGTACGGCAGATGGCATCACCTCGCTGCAGATGGACATCAAGATCGCCGGTATCACCGAAGAGATCATGAAGGTCGCTCTTGACCAGGCACAGGGTGGCCGCAAGCACATCCTCAACGAGATGGCCAATGCCATCACCGAGAGCCGTGGTCAGCTTGGCGAATTCGCTCCGCGCATCGAAGTCATGAACATTCCGGTCGACAAGATCCGCGAAGTCATCGGCTCCGGCGGTAAGGTCATTCGTGAAATCGTCGAAAAGACCGGCGCGAAGATCAACATTGAAGATGACGGCACCGTCAAGATCGCTTCCTCTTCCGGCAAGGAAATCGAAGCGGCCCGCAAGTGGATTCACTCCATCGTGGCAGAGCCTGAAGTTGGCCAGATCTACGAAGGCACGGTCGTCAAGACCGCCGACTTCGGCGCATTCGTCAACTTCTTCGGCGCACGTGACGGCCTCGTTCACATCTCGCAGCTGGCTTCCGAGCGCGTTGCCAAGACCTCCGACGTCGTCAAGGAAGGCGACAAGGTCTGGGTCAAGCTGATGGGCTTTGACGAGCGTGGCAAGGTTCGCCTGTCGATGAAGATCGTTGACCAGGCGACCGGCAAGGAAATCGTTGCCGAGAAGAAGGCTGAAGGCGACGCTGCTGCCGAGTAA
- a CDS encoding class I SAM-dependent methyltransferase, whose amino-acid sequence MSRDAVKTLFHPFAADMLPAPKAGERVLFLGAEAGAPRLEGFEAEIVAVQNLRPLFRALQAHGSEVTPEISGEDYDAAMILCGKHRGENENRMAEALKRVNAGGLILAAGAKEDGIVTLRKTLAKLGIEAESTPKYHGVAIWFARPDDVSAVVAKLEQKPVTIDNRFTAMPGMFSHDRVDDGSELLVSRMPTDFDGNAADFGAGWGYLSVMLAEKSPRTARIDLFEADYNALEFAKTNLLENCPRLTARFFWQDLAAEPPKEKYDLIIMNPPFHAGGQAAEPALGQAMIKAAATALRSGGKLLMVANRGLPYEPVLASEFRKSEEVCRNARFKILSAQK is encoded by the coding sequence ATGAGCCGTGATGCAGTCAAAACCCTGTTCCATCCCTTCGCTGCCGATATGCTGCCAGCGCCGAAAGCCGGCGAGCGTGTGCTGTTCTTGGGCGCGGAAGCGGGTGCGCCTCGCCTGGAAGGCTTCGAGGCCGAGATCGTCGCGGTTCAGAACCTGCGTCCCCTTTTTCGCGCGCTGCAAGCGCATGGTTCTGAGGTGACACCGGAGATTTCCGGAGAGGACTACGACGCCGCCATGATCCTGTGTGGCAAGCACCGCGGCGAAAATGAAAACCGCATGGCGGAAGCCTTGAAGCGCGTCAACGCGGGCGGTCTGATCCTGGCGGCAGGCGCCAAGGAGGACGGCATCGTCACCCTGCGCAAGACGCTTGCCAAGCTTGGTATCGAAGCGGAATCCACCCCGAAATATCACGGCGTCGCCATCTGGTTTGCACGACCGGACGATGTTTCGGCTGTGGTCGCAAAGCTCGAGCAAAAGCCCGTCACCATCGACAACCGTTTCACGGCCATGCCCGGTATGTTCTCCCATGATCGCGTGGATGACGGCTCCGAATTGCTTGTCTCGCGCATGCCGACGGATTTCGATGGCAATGCTGCGGATTTCGGCGCCGGCTGGGGTTATCTCTCGGTCATGCTAGCGGAGAAGTCGCCGCGCACGGCGCGCATCGATCTTTTCGAGGCTGACTACAACGCGCTCGAATTTGCCAAGACCAACCTTCTGGAAAACTGCCCGCGGCTGACCGCCCGCTTCTTCTGGCAGGACCTTGCAGCCGAGCCGCCAAAGGAAAAATACGACCTGATCATCATGAACCCGCCCTTCCATGCGGGCGGACAGGCAGCCGAACCCGCGCTCGGCCAGGCGATGATCAAGGCGGCAGCCACCGCGCTGCGCAGCGGCGGCAAGCTGCTGATGGTCGCCAATCGCGGCCTTCCCTATGAACCGGTGCTGGCAAGCGAGTTCCGCAAGAGTGAGGAAGTCTGCCGCAACGCCCGCTTCAAGATTCTGAGCGCCCAGAAGTAA
- a CDS encoding AEC family transporter: MYAVAVNVAPIFLLILIGWLTVKARLFKADASDVLSDFVFKIAVPTLIFRTLAEADFHGASPFKLWITYFTGVAITWAAGQMVTTYIFKQDLRVSVIAGISSAFANNIFIGLPLVSRSVGNDGIVAISILLAIHLPIMMIAGTILMENATHKVVGGERRSTLTVLRQVGRNLATNPLVIALILGLCFNMIGAPMPVVFTTVIDQIAAMAGPAALISLGMALTKYPVRGNLHIAATVTAFKLLLLPACVWATAHLLGLNPAWTSALVLTSCVPTGINSWLLANRFGIGHSIAASTISISTLFGVLSVSLWAWLLS, translated from the coding sequence ATGTATGCTGTCGCCGTCAATGTCGCCCCGATCTTTCTGCTCATTCTGATCGGTTGGCTGACGGTGAAGGCGAGGCTGTTCAAGGCCGACGCGAGCGATGTGTTGAGCGACTTCGTTTTCAAGATTGCCGTGCCGACGCTGATCTTCCGTACGCTGGCGGAAGCTGATTTCCACGGCGCTTCGCCATTCAAGCTCTGGATCACCTATTTCACCGGCGTCGCGATCACCTGGGCTGCGGGCCAGATGGTGACCACCTACATCTTCAAGCAGGATTTGCGCGTCAGCGTCATCGCCGGTATCTCATCGGCCTTCGCCAACAATATCTTTATCGGACTGCCACTCGTCAGCCGCTCCGTCGGCAATGACGGGATCGTGGCGATTTCCATTCTGCTGGCCATCCATCTTCCGATCATGATGATTGCCGGAACGATCCTGATGGAAAATGCCACACATAAGGTGGTGGGCGGCGAAAGAAGAAGCACCCTGACTGTATTAAGACAGGTGGGCCGCAATCTCGCGACCAATCCCTTGGTGATCGCGCTTATTCTAGGGCTCTGCTTCAACATGATCGGCGCACCGATGCCCGTCGTCTTCACCACGGTCATCGACCAGATTGCCGCTATGGCCGGACCCGCAGCCTTGATTTCATTGGGAATGGCGCTGACCAAATATCCGGTGCGCGGAAACCTGCACATCGCAGCCACCGTCACCGCATTCAAGCTCTTGCTCCTACCGGCCTGCGTTTGGGCGACGGCGCACCTGCTCGGCCTCAACCCCGCCTGGACATCCGCGCTGGTGCTGACATCCTGCGTGCCAACCGGCATCAATTCATGGCTGCTGGCCAACCGATTCGGGATCGGACACAGCATCGCTGCCTCCACCATCAGCATATCGACGCTTTTCGGCGTTTTGAGTGTATCGCTGTGGGCGTGGTTGCTGAGTTGA
- a CDS encoding adenosine kinase, translating to MTKFDVLTVGNAIVDIISRCDDSFLIDNAITKGAMNLIDAERAELLYSLMGPALEASGGSAGNTAAGIANFGAPAAYFGKVAEDQLGEIFQHDIRAQGVHFETKPRGTFPPTARSMIFVTEDGERSMNTYLGACVELGPEDVEPEVVAQSKVTYFEGYLWDPPRAKDAIRDCARIAHENGREVSMTLSDSFCVGRYRDEFLDLMRSGTVDIVFANKQEALSLYETEDFDLALTRIAQDCKIAAVTMSEEGAMIVRGTERVKVDAYPVFDVVDTTGAGDLFASGFLFGYTQGRSLEDSGKLGCLAAAAVIQQIGPRPMSSLKALAEKHGLL from the coding sequence ATGACAAAATTCGACGTACTGACCGTTGGCAACGCCATCGTGGATATTATTTCGCGCTGCGATGACAGTTTCCTCATCGATAACGCCATTACCAAGGGCGCGATGAACCTGATCGATGCGGAGCGCGCGGAACTGCTCTACTCGCTCATGGGTCCGGCCCTGGAGGCGTCCGGCGGAAGTGCAGGCAATACGGCAGCGGGCATTGCCAATTTCGGTGCACCCGCAGCCTATTTTGGCAAGGTGGCCGAAGATCAGCTCGGCGAGATCTTCCAGCACGATATCCGCGCTCAGGGCGTCCATTTCGAGACCAAGCCGCGCGGCACCTTTCCGCCCACCGCCCGCTCTATGATCTTTGTCACCGAAGACGGTGAGCGTTCCATGAATACCTATCTCGGTGCTTGCGTCGAGCTTGGGCCGGAAGACGTCGAGCCGGAAGTCGTTGCCCAGTCGAAAGTCACCTATTTCGAGGGCTATCTCTGGGATCCGCCGCGCGCCAAGGATGCGATCCGCGATTGCGCCCGCATCGCCCACGAGAATGGTCGCGAGGTTTCCATGACGCTCTCCGACAGCTTCTGTGTCGGCCGTTACCGCGACGAGTTCCTCGATCTGATGCGCTCGGGCACTGTCGACATCGTCTTCGCCAACAAGCAGGAAGCGCTGTCGCTCTACGAAACCGAAGACTTCGATCTGGCGCTGACCAGGATCGCTCAGGACTGCAAGATCGCCGCCGTGACGATGAGCGAAGAAGGTGCAATGATCGTACGCGGCACGGAGCGGGTAAAGGTCGATGCCTATCCGGTTTTCGATGTCGTCGACACGACGGGTGCCGGCGATCTCTTCGCCTCCGGCTTCCTCTTCGGCTACACGCAGGGCCGTTCTCTGGAAGATAGCGGCAAGCTCGGTTGCCTTGCGGCCGCCGCCGTCATTCAGCAGATCGGACCGCGCCCAATGTCGTCGCTAAAGGCGCTGGCTGAGAAGCACGGTCTTCTATAG
- a CDS encoding SH3 domain-containing protein, with amino-acid sequence MRSFVSILCIALSFGFLHAAATPAFAQGAAKGASGLPLPRFVSLKSKRVNMRIGPSTDYAVSWMYMKSGMPVEIIQEYENWRRIRDADGTEGWVNQALLSGERTAVAAPWMRGKGKEVFVNMRREPQSSASVVAKLEPGVQIRIGECNGDWCKAEAGQVGGWVSQGEIWGAYPGEAFK; translated from the coding sequence ATGCGTAGCTTTGTCTCCATCCTCTGCATTGCATTGTCATTCGGTTTTCTTCATGCCGCTGCTACACCGGCTTTCGCACAGGGCGCCGCAAAGGGTGCCAGCGGACTGCCGCTGCCGCGCTTCGTCAGCCTGAAATCCAAGCGCGTCAATATGCGCATCGGTCCAAGCACCGATTACGCCGTCTCCTGGATGTATATGAAATCCGGCATGCCGGTGGAGATTATTCAGGAATATGAAAACTGGCGCCGGATTCGCGATGCCGACGGCACCGAGGGCTGGGTAAACCAGGCGCTGCTTTCGGGTGAAAGAACTGCGGTGGCAGCACCGTGGATGCGCGGCAAGGGCAAGGAAGTGTTTGTCAATATGCGCCGCGAGCCACAATCGAGTGCTTCGGTCGTGGCGAAGCTCGAGCCTGGCGTGCAGATCCGGATCGGCGAGTGCAATGGTGACTGGTGCAAGGCGGAAGCCGGTCAGGTGGGCGGCTGGGTGTCGCAGGGCGAAATCTGGGGCGCCTATCCCGGCGAAGCCTTCAAGTAA
- a CDS encoding 2-hydroxyacid dehydrogenase: MTNKKRPTVYLTRKLPDLVETRMRELFEAELNIEDAPRTEAELLAAMQRVDVLVPTVTDRITASMIEQAGPQLKLIAGFSNGIDHIDVDAAARKGITVTNTPNVLTEDSADMTMALVLAVPRRLVEGTRVLANGSEDWRGWSPTWMLGRRLSGKRIGIVGMGRIGTAVARRAKAFGLSIHYHNRKRVSPATEAELEATYWDSLDQMLARVDIVSVNCPSTPATYHLISARRLALMQPTSYIVNTARGDIIDEAAMIECLRQGKIAGAGLDVFENEPAVNPKLIKLAKEGRVVLLPHMSSATIEGRIDMGDKVIINIRAFYDGHRPPNRVLPGRA, encoded by the coding sequence ATGACGAACAAGAAGAGACCGACCGTCTATTTGACCCGAAAACTGCCGGATCTGGTCGAGACCCGCATGCGCGAACTGTTCGAGGCTGAATTGAATATCGAAGACGCACCCCGCACGGAGGCCGAACTTCTGGCCGCCATGCAGCGCGTCGACGTTCTGGTGCCCACTGTAACCGATCGCATCACCGCGTCGATGATCGAGCAGGCCGGTCCTCAACTGAAATTGATCGCAGGTTTTTCCAACGGCATCGACCATATCGATGTGGATGCGGCGGCGCGCAAGGGCATCACCGTCACCAATACGCCGAACGTTTTGACTGAAGACAGCGCCGACATGACGATGGCGCTGGTGCTCGCCGTTCCCCGCCGCCTTGTCGAGGGCACGCGCGTGCTTGCCAATGGCTCGGAAGATTGGCGCGGCTGGTCGCCGACTTGGATGCTCGGTCGTCGCCTGTCGGGCAAGCGCATCGGCATCGTCGGCATGGGCCGCATTGGTACCGCAGTCGCCCGCCGCGCCAAAGCCTTTGGTCTCTCGATCCATTACCACAATCGCAAGCGTGTCAGTCCGGCCACGGAAGCGGAACTTGAGGCGACCTATTGGGACAGCCTCGACCAGATGCTGGCACGCGTCGATATCGTTTCCGTCAACTGCCCTTCGACGCCCGCGACCTATCACCTGATTTCGGCGCGCCGCCTCGCGCTAATGCAGCCGACCAGCTACATCGTCAACACCGCGCGCGGCGATATCATCGATGAGGCGGCGATGATCGAGTGCCTGCGCCAGGGCAAGATTGCCGGTGCAGGCCTCGATGTGTTCGAGAACGAGCCTGCCGTCAATCCAAAGCTCATCAAGCTTGCCAAGGAGGGCAGGGTCGTGCTCTTGCCGCATATGAGTTCGGCCACCATCGAAGGCCGCATCGACATGGGCGACAAGGTGATCATCAACATCCGCGCCTTTTATGACGGCCACAGACCGCCGAACCGGGTGCTGCCGGGCAGGGCTTAA
- a CDS encoding GNAT family N-acetyltransferase, producing MTTIVQIDDTFDRIDELLALIMSSFAYMDGVIDPPSSAHRLTPDNLRQKIRDEIAFVALDDGDVLGCIFCRPEAASLYVGKLAVSPAAQGRGIGKALLRKAEETAHRLSLPSLRLETRIELINNHRQFSSWGFVKTAENSHAGYERVTSIEMTKQLPR from the coding sequence ATGACTACAATCGTTCAGATCGACGACACTTTCGACCGCATCGATGAATTACTGGCGCTCATCATGTCCTCCTTCGCCTATATGGATGGCGTGATCGACCCGCCTTCCTCCGCCCACCGCCTGACGCCGGATAATCTGCGTCAAAAGATCCGGGATGAGATTGCCTTTGTCGCGCTCGACGACGGCGACGTGCTCGGGTGTATTTTCTGTAGACCGGAGGCCGCGTCGCTCTATGTGGGCAAGCTTGCCGTTTCACCGGCGGCGCAGGGTCGTGGGATTGGAAAGGCGTTGCTAAGAAAGGCGGAAGAGACGGCGCACAGGCTGTCGCTGCCAAGCCTGCGGCTGGAGACCAGGATCGAGCTTATCAACAATCACCGGCAGTTTTCGTCCTGGGGCTTCGTCAAGACGGCCGAGAATTCGCATGCGGGCTACGAGCGGGTCACCTCCATCGAAATGACGAAGCAGCTGCCTCGTTAA
- a CDS encoding molybdopterin-synthase adenylyltransferase MoeB yields MDALSPEEIERYKRHILLPEIGGMGQQRLKAAKVLVIGAGGLGAPVLYYLAAAGVGTLGIIDDDIVSLSNLQRQVIHDTGTIGEQKTESARRSISRLNPHVRVLHFEERFSTVWAHDHLGGFDLVIDGSDNFDTRYAAADAAEAAKVPLVTGAVGRFDGSVTVLKPYENGPDGTLLPRYRDLFPAPPPEGLIPSCAETGIIGALTGVVGTTMAMEAIKIITGTGEPLVGRLLLYDALAARFETVRYKRRQAA; encoded by the coding sequence ATGGATGCTCTTAGCCCCGAGGAAATCGAACGCTATAAGCGGCATATCCTCCTGCCCGAAATTGGCGGCATGGGGCAGCAGCGGCTGAAGGCGGCCAAGGTGCTGGTGATCGGTGCCGGCGGGCTCGGTGCGCCTGTGCTGTATTATCTGGCCGCCGCAGGCGTTGGGACGCTCGGCATCATCGATGACGATATCGTCTCGCTATCGAACCTGCAAAGGCAGGTCATTCACGATACGGGCACGATTGGCGAGCAAAAGACCGAAAGCGCGCGCCGCAGCATCTCCAGGCTCAACCCGCATGTGCGCGTCCTGCACTTCGAGGAGCGCTTCTCGACCGTTTGGGCGCATGATCATCTTGGTGGCTTCGATCTGGTGATCGACGGATCGGACAATTTCGACACGCGCTATGCGGCCGCGGATGCTGCAGAGGCGGCGAAGGTACCGCTAGTGACGGGCGCTGTCGGCCGCTTCGATGGCTCGGTCACGGTTCTCAAGCCCTATGAGAACGGTCCAGACGGCACGTTGCTGCCGCGCTACCGCGATCTCTTTCCGGCCCCGCCGCCAGAGGGCTTGATCCCGTCCTGCGCCGAAACGGGAATCATCGGCGCACTCACAGGCGTCGTTGGCACCACCATGGCGATGGAGGCGATCAAGATCATCACCGGTACGGGAGAGCCACTGGTCGGCCGGCTGCTGCTTTACGATGCGCTCGCCGCCCGTTTCGAAACCGTTCGCTACAAGAGGCGCCAGGCAGCATGA